The uncultured Fibrobacter sp. genome has a window encoding:
- a CDS encoding tetratricopeptide repeat protein encodes MANESNTNNSEIKEFFVAHGSKVVAALVVVMVIVVGVVQFRDYRKAAAAEQAELLGPGMTLLYADQKDSALVEFESKINSGKLSGTALAKAALYVGNIKYQAGDFDAAALFFQKSLDNAGSVALVRSAAMHGLAAVKIEKGDYSAAAGLLEKYVGEFAKRTGDKEDRFQKDEPVDEVPMVADAMWKLTLVYDQLGAADKAKKTAERILEVYGDNQNYADKAKKFLAL; translated from the coding sequence ATGGCTAACGAATCGAATACCAACAATTCTGAAATCAAGGAATTTTTTGTCGCACATGGCTCCAAGGTCGTGGCTGCCCTCGTGGTGGTGATGGTCATTGTGGTGGGCGTGGTGCAGTTCCGCGACTACCGTAAGGCTGCCGCCGCTGAACAGGCCGAACTCCTGGGCCCCGGCATGACTCTCCTTTATGCCGACCAGAAGGATTCCGCCCTTGTGGAATTCGAATCCAAGATCAATTCCGGCAAGCTGAGCGGAACGGCTCTTGCAAAGGCCGCCCTTTATGTGGGCAACATCAAGTACCAGGCCGGTGACTTCGATGCCGCAGCGCTTTTCTTCCAGAAGAGCCTTGACAATGCGGGCTCCGTGGCGTTGGTTCGTTCTGCCGCTATGCATGGTCTCGCTGCCGTGAAAATCGAAAAGGGCGACTACTCCGCCGCTGCCGGTCTCCTGGAAAAGTACGTCGGCGAATTTGCCAAGCGCACTGGCGACAAGGAAGACCGTTTCCAGAAGGATGAACCGGTAGACGAAGTCCCGATGGTGGCCGACGCCATGTGGAAGCTCACGCTCGTCTATGATCAGCTCGGTGCTGCCGACAAGGCTAAGAAGACTGCCGAACGCATTCTCGAAGTCTACGGCGATAACCAGAACTACGCCGACAAGGCTAAGAAGTTCCTCGCTCTTTAA
- a CDS encoding cellulase family glycosylhydrolase, with the protein MNFKTKTSIFLSAAALSFLSACGGDSSSSSTPESEEVTPADSTNTPTDSIPDNPLPSGDSTNTPADTARTPADSIVTPDTSSTENGGSKVVMPEEAADIQPSITLPKEEGKGLLIDDFEDGDNQSLQGEFYWYTYNDNNGGSDGDGASEIKTPVGEDGYPIARKTDNGTNYAWAVYYALDKGEYAYDPYVGWGVTLDTDVDYSRFGGITYWYKGGAHEVHIETSDVTDYDVHLAKLKPSAAAWTKAVIRFKDLTQGGWGKKVAFDPAHIEKISFQAKGDGKIDSVLIDNIYLQDTSEVEKDQADMTINEPEIPEVVIGDVAISNPLQEKAMKYLNKGINITNWLEEDKTLFKGTFKFDEADIKLMADNGIKSLRLPIDLDHYATNRDEFVAGTDKELTFDDENLFAVLDSFAVWTGAHGMSFVIDYHEYDNSYNATSAEDPNYTKMMANVWKHVATHFASNEREDIFFELLNEPDMSNGKVPSATWRKAAQEDIDSIRTVDTKHTIIFGDAEWYAIKHLAAGDPLKDDNVVYAVHTYEPFVFTHQGANWSETAPIKGLMFPYDPAKWSEYSADFGVNKSTASWVKSAVKNYYKNGNKEAILNLILPAKEWAVRNNVPVIINEFGAYNLESDPQSVLNYMTAMREISDTLQIPLTHWGYTGGFSLFESAAGSVKGTKLIDGMAEAFGLEK; encoded by the coding sequence ATGAATTTCAAAACCAAAACAAGCATTTTCCTTTCTGCAGCGGCACTCTCGTTCTTGAGCGCCTGCGGAGGCGATTCCTCTAGCAGCAGCACTCCCGAATCCGAAGAAGTGACTCCGGCGGACTCCACCAACACCCCGACAGATTCCATTCCGGACAATCCGCTTCCGAGCGGCGACTCTACGAATACTCCGGCCGACACGGCAAGAACTCCTGCCGATTCAATCGTCACGCCGGACACTTCTAGCACCGAAAACGGTGGAAGCAAGGTCGTGATGCCCGAAGAAGCAGCCGACATCCAACCTTCCATCACCCTTCCCAAGGAAGAAGGCAAGGGGCTTCTGATTGACGACTTTGAAGATGGTGACAACCAGTCCCTGCAGGGTGAATTCTACTGGTACACCTATAACGACAACAACGGCGGTTCCGATGGCGACGGCGCATCCGAAATCAAGACTCCCGTCGGCGAAGACGGTTACCCGATTGCCAGAAAGACTGATAACGGAACCAACTATGCATGGGCAGTCTACTACGCTCTCGACAAGGGCGAATACGCATACGACCCCTACGTCGGTTGGGGCGTTACCTTGGATACAGACGTAGACTACAGCCGCTTTGGCGGAATCACCTACTGGTACAAGGGAGGTGCTCACGAAGTCCACATCGAAACTTCCGACGTGACCGACTACGACGTCCATTTAGCAAAGCTCAAGCCTTCGGCCGCCGCCTGGACCAAGGCAGTCATCCGCTTCAAGGATCTCACGCAGGGTGGCTGGGGTAAGAAAGTAGCATTCGACCCCGCCCACATCGAAAAGATCAGTTTCCAGGCCAAGGGCGACGGAAAGATCGACTCCGTCCTTATCGATAACATCTATCTGCAAGATACGAGCGAAGTCGAAAAGGACCAGGCCGACATGACCATCAACGAACCCGAAATCCCGGAAGTCGTTATCGGCGATGTCGCTATTTCCAACCCGCTCCAGGAAAAGGCGATGAAGTACCTGAACAAGGGCATCAACATCACCAACTGGCTTGAAGAAGACAAGACTCTCTTCAAGGGCACGTTCAAGTTCGACGAAGCAGACATCAAGCTGATGGCCGACAACGGCATCAAGTCGCTCCGTCTCCCCATCGACCTCGACCACTACGCCACCAACCGTGACGAATTCGTTGCCGGCACCGATAAGGAACTCACGTTCGATGACGAAAACCTGTTCGCCGTCCTCGATTCCTTCGCCGTATGGACCGGAGCTCACGGCATGTCTTTCGTGATCGACTACCACGAATACGACAACAGCTATAACGCCACCAGTGCCGAAGACCCGAACTACACGAAGATGATGGCAAACGTCTGGAAGCACGTTGCCACCCACTTCGCCAGCAACGAACGCGAAGACATCTTCTTCGAACTCCTGAACGAACCCGACATGAGCAACGGTAAGGTTCCGTCTGCAACTTGGCGCAAGGCCGCCCAGGAAGACATCGACTCCATCCGTACGGTCGATACGAAGCACACCATTATCTTCGGTGATGCTGAATGGTACGCCATCAAGCACCTTGCCGCAGGCGACCCGCTGAAGGATGACAACGTCGTTTACGCCGTGCACACCTACGAACCGTTCGTGTTCACGCACCAGGGTGCAAACTGGTCCGAAACGGCTCCCATCAAGGGCCTGATGTTCCCCTACGATCCGGCAAAATGGTCTGAATACAGCGCCGACTTCGGCGTGAACAAGTCCACCGCCTCCTGGGTCAAGAGCGCCGTCAAGAACTACTACAAGAACGGCAACAAGGAAGCTATCCTCAACCTGATCCTTCCGGCTAAGGAATGGGCCGTCAGGAACAACGTGCCGGTCATCATCAACGAATTCGGCGCCTACAACCTGGAAAGCGATCCGCAGTCCGTGCTGAACTACATGACCGCCATGAGAGAAATCAGCGATACGCTCCAGATCCCGCTCACTCACTGGGGCTACACCGGAGGCTTCTCGCTCTTCGAATCTGCCGCAGGTAGCGTCAAGGGAACCAAGCTTATCGACGGCATGGCCGAAGCTTTCGGACTCGAAAAGTAA
- the ftsA gene encoding cell division protein FtsA, whose product MDDRQDKKKEEYIFGLDIGASKMNLFVGISEGENVRVVECGDFPLKNADEYDSVVETLQQAVQVIESSTRVDVRDVYVGIAGKHVRSFSFQGIVTLPTGEVSEEDIENVKKQASTVPPSAGEIIHVFPGEYSLDDEEHIRNPKGRSGRRLGVEVQVVTARQNAMQNLAKCINRAGLNVAGFVLEPLAAAYSVLTEDERELGVALVDIGAGTADVAVFVNDSVRFTTSIDYAGNDITSDISRCLNVPISLSKAEEIKKKYGTCVISNLIEDETFPVPAVGNRGDVRCSRTLLARVITARVEEIFQMIAEKLKKNQLDGIINGGIVLTGGCCALEGIEDIACRAFGKPVRIGRPKGMSGIQEAYQNPSYATGIGLLYYANKQQREKKKSETGAQIAVSVKKGLQRVIEIIKTYL is encoded by the coding sequence ATGGATGATAGACAAGATAAGAAAAAAGAGGAATACATCTTTGGCCTTGACATAGGGGCTTCGAAGATGAACCTTTTTGTGGGCATTTCGGAAGGCGAAAATGTCCGTGTCGTGGAATGCGGAGACTTTCCGCTCAAGAATGCCGACGAGTATGACTCCGTAGTGGAAACGCTCCAGCAGGCAGTCCAGGTCATCGAGAGCTCTACCCGTGTCGACGTTCGCGATGTCTATGTGGGCATTGCCGGCAAGCATGTCCGTTCGTTCAGTTTCCAGGGCATCGTGACGCTTCCTACTGGCGAAGTGAGCGAAGAGGATATCGAAAACGTAAAGAAGCAGGCGAGTACGGTGCCCCCTTCTGCAGGTGAAATCATTCACGTGTTTCCGGGCGAGTATTCTCTGGACGACGAAGAACACATCCGCAATCCGAAGGGCCGCTCGGGCCGCCGCTTGGGGGTTGAAGTCCAGGTGGTGACAGCTCGCCAGAATGCAATGCAGAATTTGGCGAAGTGCATTAACCGTGCGGGCTTGAATGTCGCGGGCTTTGTGCTGGAACCTTTGGCCGCCGCCTATTCGGTGCTGACCGAAGACGAACGCGAATTGGGCGTTGCCCTTGTGGATATCGGTGCGGGTACTGCCGATGTGGCGGTATTCGTAAACGATTCTGTCCGCTTTACGACATCCATTGATTACGCCGGAAACGACATCACGAGCGATATCAGCCGCTGCCTCAACGTGCCGATTTCGCTTTCGAAGGCCGAAGAAATCAAGAAAAAATATGGAACGTGCGTCATTAGCAACTTGATCGAAGACGAAACGTTCCCGGTGCCCGCCGTGGGAAACCGTGGCGATGTTCGTTGCTCGAGAACGCTCTTGGCAAGGGTCATTACGGCACGTGTCGAAGAAATTTTCCAGATGATAGCAGAAAAGCTCAAGAAAAACCAGCTGGATGGAATCATCAACGGTGGTATCGTGCTTACGGGCGGATGCTGCGCCCTGGAAGGAATCGAGGATATCGCTTGCCGTGCCTTTGGTAAGCCGGTCCGAATCGGTCGCCCGAAGGGAATGAGTGGCATTCAGGAAGCCTACCAGAATCCGTCTTATGCGACGGGTATTGGTCTCCTTTACTATGCCAATAAGCAGCAACGCGAAAAGAAAAAGAGCGAAACGGGTGCGCAGATTGCGGTCTCTGTCAAGAAGGGACTCCAGCGCGTCATCGAAATCATCAAAACCTATTTGTAA
- the murC gene encoding UDP-N-acetylmuramate--L-alanine ligase, whose product MQINDCKRVRRLHFVGIGGAGMSGIAEVLHENGFVVSGSDMGESAVIDYLKGLGIRVFSKHDASNVADTDLVVYSSAVPHDNPELVEARNRRIPVIRRAEMLGELMRMKYTLSIAGTHGKTTTTSIVGQIWEEAGLDPTIIVGGVVKGKGSGAKVGKGDYLIAESDEFDRSFLSMMPSSAIITNIDADHLDTYENIEDIKDAFVQFANKIPFYGQVIVCLDDPNVQQILARLKKPVITYGFSRQAKYRVDNLRFEKGYPVFEILNDGASLGEFKLQIPGRHNVLNATAAVALAIEEGISADIARKACAEFEGVKRRFEFIGEKNDVLVFDDYAHHPTEATATLLGFRDAFPDRRIIVAFQPHLFTRTRDQHDAFGGAFANCDVLLVTDIYASREKPIEGVTGSLVSNSASDRGHRDARFVGDQLNLLPILKEELKPGDVVVLMGAGNIWKLGERILKECL is encoded by the coding sequence ATGCAGATTAATGATTGTAAGCGTGTTCGTAGACTCCACTTTGTCGGAATCGGCGGAGCGGGAATGTCCGGTATTGCCGAGGTGCTCCACGAAAACGGATTCGTGGTGAGCGGTTCCGATATGGGCGAAAGCGCCGTCATCGATTACTTGAAGGGACTTGGAATCCGCGTCTTTTCGAAGCATGACGCCTCTAACGTGGCCGATACCGACCTCGTGGTTTATTCATCTGCTGTTCCGCATGACAACCCCGAACTGGTCGAGGCTCGCAACCGCCGTATTCCGGTGATTCGCCGTGCCGAAATGCTCGGTGAGCTGATGCGCATGAAGTACACGCTTTCGATTGCGGGAACGCACGGAAAGACGACGACCACCTCTATCGTGGGCCAAATCTGGGAAGAGGCTGGCCTTGATCCGACCATTATCGTGGGCGGAGTCGTGAAGGGTAAGGGTTCTGGCGCAAAAGTCGGCAAGGGCGATTATCTGATTGCCGAAAGTGACGAATTCGACCGCAGCTTCCTTTCGATGATGCCTTCTTCTGCGATCATCACGAACATTGACGCGGATCACCTGGATACCTACGAAAACATCGAGGATATCAAGGACGCGTTTGTACAGTTTGCAAACAAGATTCCGTTCTACGGACAGGTGATTGTCTGCCTTGACGACCCGAACGTGCAGCAGATTCTGGCGCGCCTCAAGAAGCCCGTGATTACCTACGGTTTTTCGCGTCAGGCGAAGTACCGCGTGGACAACCTGCGCTTTGAAAAGGGTTACCCTGTATTCGAGATTTTGAACGACGGTGCAAGCCTTGGCGAATTTAAGCTCCAGATACCGGGCCGCCATAACGTGCTGAATGCGACCGCCGCCGTAGCGCTCGCCATTGAAGAGGGTATTTCTGCCGACATCGCACGCAAGGCCTGTGCCGAATTCGAAGGCGTCAAGCGTCGCTTTGAATTCATTGGCGAAAAGAACGATGTCCTGGTGTTCGACGACTATGCGCACCACCCGACCGAAGCGACAGCGACCCTGCTCGGTTTCCGCGACGCTTTCCCCGACCGCCGCATTATCGTTGCTTTCCAGCCGCACCTGTTTACGCGTACACGCGACCAGCACGATGCCTTCGGTGGCGCGTTTGCGAACTGCGACGTGCTCCTGGTGACCGATATCTATGCATCCCGCGAAAAGCCGATTGAAGGCGTGACGGGTTCGCTCGTGTCGAACAGCGCTTCTGACCGTGGACACCGCGATGCGCGTTTCGTGGGCGACCAGCTGAACCTGCTTCCGATTCTGAAAGAAGAACTCAAGCCGGGTGATGTGGTGGTGCTGATGGGTGCCGGTAACATCTGGAAACTTGGCGAAAGAATTCTCAAGGAATGCCTGTAG
- a CDS encoding FtsQ-type POTRA domain-containing protein, protein MKERKTTLLGRRIGTNERLRKQERARKVKHGFGCVWHWFKRRGWILCIVVAVLATLAVHNRFYLQKFNPLELRHLQYVEIDGNRMLSWEDVMQNAQIETGMLMSELHADSVEKNLMQLPLILSAKVEKKFPSSLYIKLQEASPVLTVLEGGKATIYSEKGLPLPYSVATAMRFPVLEVDALDKVKMMTQFLLSMRKESPELYERVSQLTWSEENRGIRVFFRDVGFSTLFPAEKWNKDVFTLYESVERGFPKDLRCAGEVDMRFFGFAYVRNYDKRCVNG, encoded by the coding sequence TTGAAAGAACGTAAGACCACATTGCTTGGCCGCCGCATAGGCACCAACGAACGCCTGCGTAAGCAGGAACGTGCTCGCAAGGTGAAGCACGGGTTTGGTTGCGTGTGGCACTGGTTCAAGCGTCGTGGCTGGATCCTGTGCATTGTCGTTGCGGTCCTTGCGACTCTTGCTGTTCACAACCGCTTTTACCTGCAGAAGTTCAACCCACTGGAGCTTCGCCACCTGCAGTATGTCGAAATCGACGGCAACCGTATGCTTTCCTGGGAAGACGTGATGCAGAATGCCCAGATTGAAACGGGAATGTTGATGTCGGAACTCCATGCGGATTCGGTGGAGAAAAACCTGATGCAGCTTCCGCTGATTCTTTCGGCGAAAGTCGAAAAGAAGTTCCCGTCGTCGCTGTACATCAAACTGCAGGAAGCCTCTCCGGTGCTTACGGTACTCGAAGGCGGAAAGGCGACGATCTATTCCGAAAAGGGACTTCCGCTCCCGTATTCGGTGGCGACTGCGATGCGGTTCCCTGTTTTGGAAGTGGACGCTCTCGACAAGGTCAAGATGATGACGCAGTTTCTGCTTTCGATGCGAAAGGAAAGTCCCGAACTGTACGAAAGGGTGTCGCAGCTCACGTGGTCCGAGGAAAACCGTGGAATCCGCGTGTTTTTCAGGGATGTCGGTTTTTCGACGCTTTTTCCTGCGGAAAAATGGAACAAGGATGTGTTTACGTTGTATGAATCCGTCGAAAGAGGATTCCCGAAAGATTTAAGATGTGCCGGTGAGGTGGATATGAGATTTTTTGGCTTTGCCTATGTAAGGAATTATGACAAGAGGTGTGTCAATGGATGA
- the murG gene encoding undecaprenyldiphospho-muramoylpentapeptide beta-N-acetylglucosaminyltransferase, with product MKKFLFVCGGTGGHIFPAVAIADSLKKMGVTDITFAGRKDSMEERLVAQNWPYEYISAVPLHRGPFLKNLALPFNLSKALVRAKSVIRRVKPDVVVATGGYVSLPIVIAAGTAGIPVYLQEQNAVAGVANKVGSRYAKTVFVTSEDAAKFFPEGRCMIFGNPVRELPSEDSLPRPAEFAEGKKSVFIVGGSQGAVGINNKIEESIKTIAARNDVSVVWQVGVKNVDSISSRVGEVSNVAIRGFLDNIYAYMKHADLIISRAGASALAEILAFGKPSILLPFPHATANHQEHNARVVEKAGAALVELDSDENHLWEKVESLLGDENRLSSMASAAKKLGMPDAADKIARVILEKENCLNAD from the coding sequence ATGAAAAAGTTCCTTTTCGTATGCGGTGGAACCGGTGGCCATATTTTCCCGGCTGTAGCCATTGCGGATAGTCTTAAGAAAATGGGTGTGACTGACATTACTTTTGCCGGTCGCAAGGATTCGATGGAAGAACGCCTGGTGGCGCAAAACTGGCCCTATGAATATATTTCGGCCGTTCCTCTGCATCGTGGCCCGTTTTTGAAGAACCTCGCGCTGCCCTTTAACCTGTCGAAGGCTCTTGTTCGTGCCAAAAGCGTTATTAGGCGCGTAAAGCCCGATGTCGTGGTGGCAACGGGCGGCTACGTGTCGCTTCCGATCGTGATTGCCGCCGGTACGGCGGGCATTCCTGTCTACTTGCAGGAACAGAATGCGGTGGCAGGTGTGGCGAATAAGGTGGGTTCCCGTTACGCGAAGACTGTTTTTGTGACCTCCGAAGATGCGGCAAAGTTTTTCCCCGAAGGCCGTTGCATGATTTTTGGCAATCCGGTTCGCGAACTGCCGTCAGAAGATTCTCTGCCTCGCCCCGCTGAATTTGCAGAAGGCAAGAAGTCCGTGTTTATCGTGGGCGGTTCACAGGGTGCTGTCGGAATCAATAACAAGATTGAAGAAAGCATCAAGACCATTGCCGCCCGAAACGATGTCTCGGTCGTGTGGCAGGTGGGCGTGAAGAACGTGGATTCCATCAGTTCGCGCGTCGGTGAAGTTTCGAATGTGGCGATTCGCGGATTCCTGGATAACATTTATGCCTACATGAAGCATGCCGACCTGATTATCAGCCGTGCAGGTGCATCTGCCCTGGCAGAAATCCTTGCGTTCGGCAAGCCCTCGATTTTGCTCCCGTTCCCGCATGCGACTGCAAACCACCAGGAACACAATGCCCGCGTGGTGGAAAAGGCGGGGGCCGCCCTGGTGGAACTGGATTCCGACGAAAATCACTTGTGGGAAAAGGTGGAATCGCTGTTGGGTGACGAAAATCGCCTCTCTTCTATGGCTTCTGCCGCAAAGAAACTCGGTATGCCCGATGCGGCCGATAAGATCGCCCGCGTCATCCTTGAAAAGGAGAATTGTTTGAATGCAGATTAA
- the ftsZ gene encoding cell division protein FtsZ produces MSETENFNFEIKSRVMGEEPSFNNAKVKVFGVGGAGGNTVNRMKRMNIEGVEYYHINTDAMALDLSLADHKILIGEKTTRNLGAGMDPEVGRKAAEENIDEIKEAMKGADMVFVTAGMGGGTGTGAAPVVANIARELGILTVAVVTKPFRFEGNARSSIAQRGITALRESVDTIIVVENKKLLTLLQASNQKATMDEAFKMADEILGNAVQSICGIMFHHGLVHVDFADIRKVMLKGGSALMGTGYAQGENRGIMAADMALASPLLEDINIEGASGVLVNVAHGENYSLLEHSDAMDHIYEKVGEEGNPNIIIGDITDPALGDKVCITIIATGCGGTAKAAQQHTFANTAVKPLPQDFIPRPTMTMGTLGQAPVAPAQAAPVATSEIPTVQKATPRPTGFNVFDFGKIHDDATASIPSVTETQVMASLQSAMLGSPAFSSPTFDAKTTAEEEVVSQGSDTAEFSAVADEDRMNGGRGGVESNSFSANEAPAYAAQNERDVPAFLRQNKAATMMEPAVATATRSEAAESVQESAVDYRMPAYLRNANMNNF; encoded by the coding sequence ATGAGTGAAACTGAAAACTTCAACTTCGAGATCAAGTCTCGCGTTATGGGCGAGGAACCATCCTTCAACAACGCCAAGGTCAAGGTGTTCGGCGTCGGCGGTGCCGGCGGCAATACCGTGAACCGCATGAAGCGTATGAACATCGAAGGTGTGGAATACTACCACATCAATACCGATGCCATGGCGCTCGACTTGAGCCTTGCCGACCACAAGATTCTGATCGGCGAAAAGACGACCCGCAACCTGGGTGCCGGTATGGATCCTGAAGTCGGTCGCAAGGCAGCCGAAGAAAATATCGACGAAATCAAGGAAGCCATGAAGGGTGCCGACATGGTATTCGTGACTGCCGGTATGGGCGGTGGTACGGGTACGGGTGCTGCCCCGGTGGTGGCAAACATTGCCCGCGAACTGGGAATTCTCACGGTTGCCGTGGTCACCAAGCCGTTCCGCTTCGAAGGTAACGCACGTTCTTCGATTGCCCAGAGGGGTATTACCGCTCTTCGCGAATCGGTCGATACGATTATCGTCGTTGAAAACAAGAAGCTCCTCACGCTTCTCCAGGCCTCGAATCAGAAGGCGACCATGGACGAAGCTTTCAAGATGGCCGACGAAATTCTCGGTAACGCCGTCCAGAGCATTTGCGGCATCATGTTCCACCATGGCCTTGTGCACGTGGACTTTGCCGATATCCGCAAGGTGATGCTCAAGGGCGGTTCCGCTCTCATGGGTACCGGTTACGCTCAGGGCGAAAACCGCGGCATCATGGCGGCCGACATGGCTCTTGCTTCTCCGCTTCTCGAAGACATCAACATCGAAGGCGCTTCCGGCGTGCTCGTGAACGTTGCCCACGGCGAAAACTACTCCTTGCTCGAACATAGCGACGCCATGGACCACATCTACGAAAAGGTCGGCGAAGAAGGCAACCCGAACATTATCATCGGCGACATTACCGATCCGGCACTCGGCGACAAGGTCTGCATCACCATTATCGCAACGGGTTGCGGTGGTACGGCAAAGGCCGCTCAGCAGCATACTTTTGCAAATACTGCCGTAAAGCCCCTGCCGCAGGATTTTATTCCGCGTCCGACGATGACGATGGGTACGCTTGGCCAGGCTCCCGTAGCCCCGGCTCAGGCTGCTCCTGTTGCCACGTCCGAAATCCCGACGGTGCAGAAGGCGACTCCGCGTCCGACCGGTTTCAACGTCTTTGATTTCGGCAAGATTCACGACGATGCGACCGCCTCGATTCCTTCTGTCACGGAAACTCAGGTGATGGCCTCTTTGCAGTCTGCCATGCTTGGCTCCCCGGCTTTCTCTTCTCCGACGTTTGACGCCAAGACTACAGCCGAAGAAGAAGTGGTGTCCCAGGGTTCCGATACGGCTGAATTTTCTGCCGTTGCCGACGAAGACCGTATGAACGGTGGCCGCGGTGGCGTGGAATCGAACAGCTTCAGTGCAAACGAGGCTCCGGCCTATGCAGCACAGAACGAACGTGACGTTCCGGCGTTCCTTCGCCAGAACAAGGCCGCTACCATGATGGAACCGGCCGTTGCAACTGCAACGCGTTCCGAAGCTGCTGAATCGGTGCAGGAAAGCGCGGTGGACTACCGTATGCCCGCTTACCTCCGCAACGCCAATATGAACAACTTCTAA
- a CDS encoding rhomboid family intramembrane serine protease: MSRFMSPLRPRYMRTPSEVYYKDSEKEPGETVNRPGMHPPESIQPSSGTENTATDDAEELQYPETVCISEGTFRQIRDDSLVLLSQGISHRLFRTIEGPFQIFILPEHEDRARVQLALYRKENPPKEENPPIPLSFSLQPLWVLLAPVIFTLIDFSDKISLHSRGISDAGKVLKGEWWRSLTAQTLHGDTRHLASNLLCGYIVMNMITFRIPLLRLAPFIAIAAAIANICVSLTVQTDFRSLGFSTFVFAAIGCLAVIEFRLMPKETHGLLRRFAPLFGATSLAVFLGLGENADILGHAYGFVAGLFCGFIPSKKSLRWGTPLAATDGIGLVFYYALYMISWKLAL, translated from the coding sequence ATGTCACGTTTTATGTCGCCGCTGCGACCGCGCTACATGCGGACTCCCTCTGAAGTGTACTACAAAGATTCCGAAAAGGAACCGGGTGAAACCGTAAACAGACCGGGAATGCACCCGCCCGAAAGCATCCAGCCAAGCTCCGGAACCGAAAACACGGCAACAGACGACGCCGAAGAGCTGCAGTACCCTGAAACCGTCTGCATTTCCGAGGGGACGTTCCGGCAGATTCGCGACGACAGCCTGGTGCTACTTTCGCAGGGAATTTCGCATAGGCTTTTCCGCACCATCGAAGGACCTTTCCAGATTTTCATTCTGCCCGAACACGAAGACCGCGCACGTGTGCAGCTCGCCCTTTACCGAAAGGAAAATCCGCCCAAGGAAGAGAATCCGCCGATTCCGCTCAGCTTCAGCCTGCAGCCCCTATGGGTTCTGCTTGCGCCCGTGATTTTCACGCTGATTGATTTCTCGGACAAAATCAGCCTGCACTCCCGTGGAATCTCCGACGCCGGCAAGGTCCTTAAAGGGGAATGGTGGCGTTCACTCACGGCACAGACCTTGCACGGCGACACTCGGCACCTCGCCTCGAACCTGCTCTGCGGATACATCGTCATGAACATGATTACGTTCCGCATTCCACTTTTGCGACTGGCCCCCTTTATCGCCATCGCGGCAGCCATCGCCAACATTTGCGTTTCGCTCACGGTGCAGACGGACTTCCGTTCGCTTGGTTTTTCGACTTTCGTATTCGCCGCCATCGGATGCCTTGCAGTCATTGAATTTAGGCTGATGCCCAAGGAAACGCACGGACTGCTCCGCAGGTTCGCGCCGCTCTTTGGAGCAACCTCGCTCGCCGTGTTTCTTGGACTCGGTGAAAACGCGGATATTCTCGGACACGCTTACGGCTTTGTCGCGGGGCTTTTCTGCGGGTTTATCCCGAGCAAGAAAAGCCTACGCTGGGGAACGCCACTTGCCGCAACCGATGGAATCGGCCTAGTGTTCTACTATGCGCTATACATGATTAGTTGGAAATTAGCTTTATAG